The following coding sequences lie in one Arachis ipaensis cultivar K30076 chromosome B03, Araip1.1, whole genome shotgun sequence genomic window:
- the LOC110269834 gene encoding uncharacterized protein LOC110269834, with the protein MEKFKWTYPVRRVCDDAAILGMFELSGSDLSPEKAEFVPKGERSFGEPSKVTESPKLGLTPSSCSELFAGSPKCTEPKSSVVDLGVDEDAKVSYLQFLLLFFLYYFSPFF; encoded by the exons ATGGAGAAATTCAAATGGACTTATCCAGTGAGGCGTGTTTGTGATGATGCTGCAATACTTGGAATGTTTGAGCTCTCTGGTTCAGATTTGAGTCCTGAAAAG GCTGAGTTTGTACCAAAAGGAGAGAGATCATTTGGGGAACCCTCTAAGGTTACTGAATCACCGAAATTGGGATTGACTCCTTCCAGCTGCTCTGAGCTCTTTGCTGGTTCGCCTAAATGTACCGAACCAAAATCAAGTGTtgttgacttgggagttgatgaAGATGCTAAGGTTTCATACTTGCAgtttcttctattattttttctgtATTACTTTTCACCCTTTTTTTAG